Proteins encoded together in one Thermomonospora curvata DSM 43183 window:
- a CDS encoding VIT1/CCC1 transporter family protein, with amino-acid sequence MSTTAHTSGHEHRDVTGGWLRPAVFGAMDGLVSNFALIAGVAGGGVKPSVVVLAGLAGLASGAFSMGVGEYVSVASQADLARAEIEVERRELDRHPQAELAELTDRLVALGVEREVAAEAARQISRDPRQALRVHARDELGVEPGRLPSPLLAGVSSFLAFSVGAVLPVIPYLLGASALWPAALVAAAGLFGAGALVAQVTARPWWFSGLRQLAFGAAAAAVTYLVGSLIGVAAL; translated from the coding sequence GTGAGCACCACCGCCCACACTTCCGGACATGAGCATCGCGACGTCACCGGCGGGTGGCTGCGGCCGGCGGTATTCGGCGCGATGGACGGGCTGGTGTCCAACTTCGCCCTGATCGCCGGGGTCGCCGGGGGCGGGGTGAAGCCGTCGGTGGTGGTGCTGGCCGGGTTGGCGGGACTGGCCTCCGGGGCCTTCTCCATGGGAGTGGGAGAGTACGTCTCGGTGGCCTCTCAGGCGGATCTGGCCCGGGCCGAGATCGAGGTGGAGCGGCGGGAGCTGGACCGCCATCCCCAGGCCGAGCTGGCCGAGCTGACCGATCGGCTGGTGGCGCTGGGGGTGGAGCGGGAGGTGGCCGCCGAGGCCGCCCGGCAGATCTCCCGCGACCCCCGCCAGGCCCTGCGCGTCCACGCCCGCGACGAGCTGGGCGTGGAGCCCGGCCGCCTGCCGTCCCCGCTGCTGGCGGGTGTCTCCTCCTTCCTGGCGTTCTCGGTGGGCGCGGTGCTGCCGGTGATTCCCTACCTGCTGGGGGCGAGCGCCCTGTGGCCGGCGGCCCTGGTGGCGGCCGCCGGCCTGTTCGGGGCCGGGGCGCTGGTGGCGCAGGTGACGGCCCGTCCCTGGTGGTTCTCCGGGCTGCGCCAGCTGGCCTTCGGCGCGGCCGCCGCCGCGGTCACCTACCTGGTCGGCTCGCTCATCGGCGTCGCCGCGCTGTGA
- a CDS encoding glutamate synthase subunit beta gives MADPKGFLTVPRELPKRRPVDVRIKNWREVYEDFDRARLERQASRCMDCGIPFCHQGCPLGNLIPEWNDLVYRSDWRDAIERLHATNNFPEFTGKLCPAPCEAACVLGINSDPVTIKRVEAEIIDRAWEEGWVTPKPPAVKTGKKVAIVGSGPAGLAAAQQLTRAGHDVTVYERADRIGGLLRYGIPEFKMEKRHLDRRLAQMRAEGTEFVTSVEVGVDITAEELRARYDAILLAGGATVRRDLPVPGRDLAGIYQAMEYLPEANRVQEGDRTEPLINAAGKDVVVIGGGDTGADCIGTAIRQGARSVTQLEIMPKPPEQRPPHQPWPTYPILYKTESAHEELADMGGQRLYALSTVEFLGDEHGHVRALKVVGVEGPETGFKPIPGTEREIPAQLVTLAMGFLGPQREGLLQQLGVEFDQRGNVARDDNYATNVEGVFVAGDMGRGQSLIVWAIAEGRSAASGIDAYLTGSTTLPRPIPPTARPIS, from the coding sequence ATGGCCGACCCGAAGGGTTTCCTGACCGTCCCGCGGGAGCTTCCCAAGCGCCGCCCCGTGGACGTCCGCATCAAGAACTGGCGCGAAGTCTACGAAGACTTCGACCGCGCCCGCCTGGAGCGGCAGGCCAGCCGCTGCATGGACTGCGGCATCCCGTTCTGCCACCAGGGCTGCCCGCTGGGCAACCTCATCCCCGAGTGGAACGACCTGGTCTACCGCAGCGACTGGCGGGACGCCATCGAACGGCTCCACGCCACCAACAACTTCCCCGAGTTCACCGGCAAGCTGTGCCCCGCCCCCTGCGAGGCCGCCTGCGTGCTCGGCATCAACTCCGACCCGGTCACCATCAAGCGCGTCGAAGCCGAGATCATCGACCGGGCCTGGGAAGAAGGCTGGGTCACCCCCAAGCCCCCCGCCGTCAAGACCGGCAAGAAGGTCGCCATCGTCGGCTCCGGCCCCGCCGGCCTGGCCGCCGCCCAGCAGCTCACCCGCGCCGGCCACGACGTCACCGTCTATGAGCGCGCCGACCGCATCGGCGGGCTGCTGCGCTACGGCATCCCCGAATTCAAGATGGAAAAGCGCCACCTGGACCGGCGGCTGGCCCAGATGCGCGCCGAAGGCACCGAATTCGTCACCTCCGTCGAAGTCGGCGTCGACATCACCGCCGAGGAACTGCGCGCCCGCTACGACGCCATCCTGCTGGCCGGCGGCGCCACCGTCCGCCGCGACCTGCCGGTGCCCGGACGCGACCTGGCCGGCATCTACCAGGCCATGGAGTACCTGCCGGAGGCCAACCGCGTCCAGGAGGGCGACCGCACCGAACCGCTCATCAACGCCGCCGGCAAGGACGTCGTCGTCATCGGCGGCGGCGACACCGGGGCCGACTGCATCGGCACCGCCATCCGCCAGGGCGCTCGCTCGGTCACCCAGCTGGAGATCATGCCCAAGCCGCCGGAGCAGCGGCCCCCGCACCAGCCCTGGCCCACCTACCCGATCCTCTACAAGACCGAAAGCGCCCACGAGGAACTGGCCGACATGGGCGGGCAGCGCCTCTACGCCCTGTCCACCGTCGAATTCCTCGGCGACGAGCACGGCCACGTCCGCGCGCTGAAGGTCGTCGGCGTCGAAGGCCCCGAAACCGGCTTCAAGCCCATCCCCGGCACCGAACGCGAAATCCCCGCCCAGCTGGTCACCCTCGCCATGGGCTTCCTCGGCCCCCAGCGCGAAGGCCTCCTTCAGCAGCTCGGCGTGGAATTCGACCAGCGCGGCAACGTCGCCCGCGACGACAACTACGCCACCAACGTCGAAGGCGTCTTCGTCGCCGGCGACATGGGCCGCGGCCAGTCCCTCATCGTGTGGGCCATCGCCGAGGGACGCTCCGCCGCCAGCGGGATCGACGCCTACCTCACCGGCAGCACCACCCTGCCCCGCCCGATCCCGCCCACCGCCCGTCCCATTTCCTGA
- the gltB gene encoding glutamate synthase large subunit, with translation MTAAALTPGTPERQGLYDPAHEHDACGVGMVADLHGRKSHDIVEKALTVLRNLDHRGAVGAEPDDGDGAGILTQIPDALFREVVGFELPPAGHYAVGTAFLPTDGEQRAAAVAHIEALCAEEGLTVLGWRELPHDPSFCGPAARRTMPHFAQLFVKAADDGPHAGKTGLELDRVVFCMRERAEQDVAVYFPSLSSRTIVYKGMLTTPQLEPFFPDLSDRRYETAIALVHSRFSTNTFPAWELAHPFRFIAHNGEINTVKGNRNWMRAREALLKSDLIPGDLSRIYPVIDIEASDTASFDECLELLHLGGRSLPHAVLMMIPEAWENHTEMDPARRAFYEFHSTLMEAWDGPASVTFTDGTVVGAVLDRNGLRPGRFWVTDDGLVVLASEAGVLDDIPPGKVVRKGRLQPGRIFLVDTAAGRIIEDDEIKAQLAAEHPYRQWLEEGLVRFEELPPRPRRTEEAQEPLLKRQQAFGYTLEEQRVILTPMARTGAEPVGSMGTDTPLAVLSQRPRLLYDYFKQLFAQVTNPPLDAIREELVTSLQSTLGPEGNLLEPGPHSCRRLVLPTPIIDNDELAKIVHINDEGDLPHLQAHVVHGLYEVDGGGQALQERLEQICAEVSRAIDDGARIIVLSDRGADATRAAIPALLLTGAVHHHLIREKSRTRVGLVVETGEARECHHMALLIGYGASAVNPYLALETVEDLIAAGKITGVEPAKAVRNMVKAYGKGVLKIMSKMGVSTVASYTGAQIFEAIGLGEEVIERCFTGTTSRLGGVGFDVIAREVAERHRRAYPRGNAPAHRTLEVGGEYQWRREGEPHLFNPETVFKLQHATRTRRYEIFKEYTRLVDDQSARLMTLRGLFRLKEGVRPPVPIEEVEPVSEIVKRFSTGAMSYGSISAEAHETLAIAMNRLGGKSNTGEGGEDPERYTPDPNGDLRRSAIKQVASGRFGVTAEYLTNADDIQIKMAQGAKPGEGGQLPGHKVYPWVAKTRHSTPGVGLISPPPHHDIYSIEDLAQLIHDLKNANPAARIHVKLVAEVGVGTVAAGVSKAHADVVLISGHDGGTGASPLTSIKHAGAPWELGLAETQQTLMLNGLRDRIVVQVDGQMKTGRDVIIAALLGAEEYGFATAPLVVSGCVMMRVCHLDTCPVGVATQNPELRKRFSGKPEFVVNFFEFIAQEVREYLAALGFRSLDEAIGRIDMLDTREAVDHWKASGLDLSPILHQPANPYGNAPRCVNRQDHGLEKALDNTLIQLAESAITRGEKVKLDLPIRNVNRTVGTMLGHEITLRHGGAGLPDDTIDITFTGSAGNSFGAFVPRGVTLRLIGDANDYVGKGLSGGRITLRPHPDAPFEAEHQIIAGNVILYGATSGELFARGIVGERFCVRNSGATAVVEGVGDHALEYMTGGRAVILGATGRNLAAGMSGGIAYVLDLVPARVNTEMVEIEPLDEADRTFLRDIIERHQAETGSTVAGKLLADWEGSLNRFSKIMPRDYKRVLEAKARAEAEGRDVNEAIMAASRG, from the coding sequence ATGACGGCTGCTGCCCTCACACCTGGTACGCCCGAGCGTCAGGGCCTGTACGACCCGGCCCACGAGCACGACGCCTGCGGCGTCGGCATGGTGGCGGACCTGCATGGGCGCAAGAGCCACGACATCGTCGAAAAGGCCCTGACCGTCCTGCGCAACCTCGACCACCGCGGCGCGGTGGGCGCCGAGCCCGACGACGGCGACGGCGCCGGCATCCTCACCCAGATCCCCGACGCCCTCTTCCGCGAAGTCGTCGGCTTCGAGCTGCCCCCCGCCGGCCACTACGCGGTCGGCACCGCCTTCCTGCCCACCGACGGCGAGCAGCGCGCCGCCGCCGTCGCCCACATCGAGGCGCTGTGCGCCGAAGAGGGCCTGACCGTGCTGGGCTGGCGGGAACTGCCCCACGACCCCTCCTTCTGCGGCCCGGCCGCGCGGCGCACCATGCCGCACTTCGCCCAGCTGTTCGTCAAGGCCGCCGACGACGGCCCGCACGCCGGCAAGACCGGGCTGGAACTGGACCGCGTGGTGTTCTGCATGCGCGAACGCGCCGAGCAGGACGTGGCGGTCTACTTCCCCAGCCTGTCGTCGCGGACCATCGTCTACAAGGGGATGCTCACCACCCCGCAGCTGGAGCCGTTCTTCCCCGACCTGTCCGACCGCCGCTACGAGACCGCCATCGCGCTGGTCCACTCGCGCTTTTCCACCAACACCTTCCCCGCCTGGGAACTGGCCCACCCCTTCCGGTTCATCGCCCACAACGGCGAGATCAACACCGTCAAGGGCAACCGGAACTGGATGCGGGCCCGCGAGGCGCTGCTGAAGTCGGACCTGATCCCCGGCGACCTGTCGCGGATCTACCCGGTCATCGACATCGAGGCCAGCGACACCGCCTCCTTCGACGAGTGCCTGGAACTGCTGCACCTGGGCGGCCGGTCCCTGCCGCACGCGGTGCTGATGATGATCCCCGAGGCGTGGGAGAACCACACCGAGATGGACCCGGCCCGCCGGGCCTTCTATGAGTTCCACTCCACCCTCATGGAGGCCTGGGACGGCCCGGCCAGCGTCACCTTCACCGACGGCACCGTCGTCGGCGCCGTGCTGGACCGCAACGGCCTGCGCCCGGGCCGCTTCTGGGTCACCGACGACGGCCTGGTGGTGCTGGCCAGCGAGGCCGGCGTCCTGGACGACATTCCCCCGGGCAAGGTCGTCCGCAAGGGCCGCCTGCAGCCCGGCCGGATCTTCCTGGTCGACACCGCCGCCGGCCGCATCATCGAAGACGACGAGATCAAGGCGCAGCTGGCCGCCGAGCACCCCTACCGGCAGTGGCTGGAGGAGGGCCTGGTCCGCTTCGAGGAGCTGCCGCCCCGCCCGCGCCGCACCGAGGAGGCCCAAGAGCCGCTGCTCAAGCGGCAGCAGGCCTTCGGCTACACCTTGGAGGAGCAGCGGGTCATCTTGACGCCCATGGCCCGCACCGGCGCCGAGCCGGTCGGCTCCATGGGCACCGACACCCCGCTGGCGGTGCTCTCCCAGCGCCCCCGCCTGCTGTACGACTACTTCAAGCAGCTGTTCGCGCAGGTCACCAACCCGCCGCTGGACGCCATCCGCGAGGAGCTGGTCACCTCCCTGCAGTCCACCCTCGGCCCCGAGGGCAACCTGCTGGAGCCCGGCCCCCACTCCTGCCGGCGGCTGGTGCTGCCCACCCCGATCATCGACAACGACGAGCTCGCCAAGATCGTCCACATCAACGACGAGGGCGACCTGCCGCACCTGCAGGCCCACGTCGTCCACGGCCTGTACGAGGTCGACGGCGGCGGGCAGGCCCTGCAGGAACGGCTGGAGCAGATCTGCGCCGAGGTCTCCCGGGCCATCGACGACGGCGCCCGCATCATCGTGCTGTCGGACCGCGGCGCCGACGCCACCCGCGCCGCCATCCCCGCGCTGCTGCTGACCGGCGCCGTCCACCACCACCTCATCCGGGAGAAGTCCCGCACCCGCGTCGGGCTGGTGGTGGAGACCGGCGAGGCCCGCGAATGCCACCACATGGCGCTGCTCATCGGCTACGGCGCCTCCGCCGTCAACCCCTACCTGGCGCTGGAGACCGTCGAGGACCTGATCGCCGCCGGCAAGATCACCGGCGTGGAGCCCGCCAAGGCCGTGCGCAACATGGTCAAGGCCTACGGCAAGGGCGTCCTGAAGATCATGTCCAAGATGGGGGTGTCCACCGTCGCCTCCTACACCGGCGCCCAGATCTTCGAGGCCATCGGCCTCGGCGAAGAGGTCATCGAGCGCTGCTTCACCGGCACCACCTCCCGCCTGGGCGGCGTCGGCTTCGACGTGATCGCCCGCGAGGTCGCCGAACGGCACCGCCGCGCCTACCCGCGCGGCAACGCCCCCGCCCACCGCACCCTGGAGGTCGGCGGCGAGTACCAGTGGCGGCGCGAGGGCGAACCGCACCTGTTCAACCCCGAGACGGTCTTCAAGCTGCAGCACGCCACCCGCACCCGCCGCTACGAGATCTTCAAGGAGTACACCCGCCTGGTCGACGACCAGTCCGCCCGGCTGATGACGCTGCGCGGCCTGTTCCGCCTCAAGGAGGGCGTGCGCCCGCCGGTGCCGATCGAGGAGGTCGAACCGGTCAGCGAGATCGTCAAGCGGTTCTCCACCGGCGCCATGTCGTATGGGTCCATCTCCGCCGAGGCGCACGAGACCCTCGCCATCGCCATGAACCGCCTGGGCGGCAAGTCCAACACCGGCGAAGGCGGCGAGGATCCTGAGCGCTACACCCCCGACCCCAACGGCGACCTGCGCCGCAGCGCCATCAAGCAGGTGGCCTCCGGCCGGTTCGGGGTGACCGCCGAGTACCTCACCAACGCCGACGACATCCAGATCAAGATGGCCCAGGGCGCCAAGCCCGGCGAGGGCGGCCAGCTGCCCGGCCACAAGGTCTACCCGTGGGTGGCCAAGACCCGCCACTCCACCCCCGGCGTCGGCCTCATCTCCCCGCCGCCGCACCACGACATCTACTCCATCGAGGACCTGGCCCAGCTCATCCACGACCTCAAGAACGCCAACCCCGCGGCCCGCATCCACGTCAAGCTGGTCGCCGAGGTCGGCGTCGGCACCGTCGCCGCCGGGGTCTCCAAGGCCCACGCCGACGTGGTCCTCATCAGCGGCCACGACGGCGGCACCGGCGCCTCCCCGCTGACCTCCATCAAGCACGCCGGCGCCCCCTGGGAGCTCGGGCTGGCCGAAACCCAGCAGACCCTCATGCTCAACGGGCTGCGCGACCGCATCGTCGTGCAGGTCGACGGGCAGATGAAGACCGGCCGCGACGTGATCATCGCCGCGCTGCTGGGCGCCGAGGAGTACGGCTTCGCCACCGCGCCGCTGGTGGTCTCCGGCTGCGTCATGATGCGGGTGTGCCACCTGGACACCTGCCCGGTCGGCGTCGCCACCCAAAACCCCGAGCTGCGCAAGCGCTTCAGCGGCAAGCCGGAATTCGTGGTCAACTTCTTCGAGTTCATCGCCCAGGAAGTCCGCGAATACCTGGCCGCCCTCGGCTTCCGCAGCCTGGATGAGGCCATCGGCCGCATCGACATGCTCGACACCCGCGAGGCCGTCGACCACTGGAAGGCCTCCGGGCTGGACCTCAGCCCCATCCTCCACCAGCCGGCCAACCCCTACGGCAACGCGCCGCGCTGCGTGAACCGCCAGGACCACGGGCTGGAGAAGGCCCTGGACAACACCCTCATCCAGCTCGCCGAAAGCGCCATCACCCGCGGCGAGAAGGTCAAGCTGGACCTGCCGATCCGCAACGTCAACCGCACCGTCGGCACCATGCTCGGCCACGAGATCACGCTGCGGCACGGCGGCGCCGGGCTGCCGGACGACACCATCGACATCACCTTCACCGGCTCGGCCGGCAACTCCTTCGGCGCCTTCGTCCCCCGCGGCGTCACGCTGCGGCTCATCGGCGACGCCAACGACTACGTCGGCAAGGGCCTGTCGGGCGGCCGCATCACCCTGCGGCCCCACCCGGACGCCCCGTTCGAGGCCGAACACCAGATCATCGCCGGCAACGTCATCCTCTACGGCGCCACCTCCGGAGAACTGTTCGCCCGCGGCATCGTCGGGGAACGCTTCTGCGTCCGCAACTCCGGAGCCACCGCCGTCGTCGAAGGCGTCGGCGACCACGCCCTGGAATACATGACCGGCGGACGCGCCGTCATCCTCGGCGCCACCGGCCGCAACCTGGCGGCCGGCATGTCCGGCGGCATCGCCTACGTGCTGGACCTGGTGCCGGCCCGCGTCAACACCGAAATGGTGGAGATCGAACCCCTCGATGAGGCCGACCGCACCTTCCTGCGCGACATCATCGAACGCCACCAGGCCGAGACCGGCTCCACCGTGGCGGGCAAGCTGCTGGCCGACTGGGAGGGCTCCCTGAACCGCTTCTCCAAGATCATGCCGCGCGACTACAAGCGCGTTCTGGAGGCCAAGGCCCGCGCCGAGGCCGAGGGCCGCGACGTCAACGAGGCCATCATGGCCGCCAGCCGAGGCTGA
- a CDS encoding MauE/DoxX family redox-associated membrane protein has protein sequence MVTDKARDKARDATGIPDAAPSPSGGPPPWTLPAVTFALTVLLAWAAWAKVAQQWAGIAGGAALIALLGWAAATGRAADQMTTAAARAGLAVVLGWAGLAKATEPPALQELAVESYQLLPEGLITPVGVGLPILEIVLAALLLAGFATRFSGALSGLLMVVFIVGIASAWARGLKIDCGCFGGGGQIDDPPYLGEIMRDLGFLALAAWVAAWPPGRFALDRKIGLYQD, from the coding sequence GTGGTCACAGACAAGGCGCGAGACAAGGCGCGCGATGCGACGGGCATCCCCGACGCCGCACCCTCGCCGTCCGGCGGCCCGCCGCCCTGGACGCTGCCCGCGGTGACGTTCGCCCTGACGGTGCTGCTGGCCTGGGCGGCCTGGGCCAAGGTCGCCCAGCAGTGGGCGGGGATCGCCGGGGGAGCGGCGCTCATCGCCCTGCTCGGCTGGGCCGCCGCCACCGGACGCGCCGCCGACCAGATGACCACCGCCGCCGCCCGCGCCGGGCTGGCGGTGGTGCTGGGCTGGGCCGGCCTGGCCAAGGCCACCGAGCCCCCGGCGCTGCAGGAACTGGCGGTCGAGTCCTACCAGCTGCTGCCGGAGGGGCTGATCACCCCGGTCGGCGTCGGGCTGCCGATCCTGGAGATCGTGCTGGCGGCGCTGCTGCTGGCCGGGTTCGCCACCCGGTTCAGCGGGGCGCTGTCGGGCCTGCTGATGGTGGTGTTCATCGTCGGGATCGCCTCCGCCTGGGCGCGCGGACTGAAGATCGACTGCGGCTGCTTCGGCGGCGGCGGCCAGATCGACGACCCGCCCTACCTCGGTGAGATCATGCGCGACCTGGGCTTTTTGGCGCTGGCGGCGTGGGTGGCCGCATGGCCCCCCGGCAGGTTCGCGCTGGACCGCAAGATCGGTCTGTACCAGGACTGA
- a CDS encoding DsbA family protein, which translates to MSKAERYRNARERLAEQRRREEQRRKRLRALLVSGGAIALIAVVVVAVVLVRAGGDDGEAVATAPVSRQSDGSIVMAQPGVTGPVLEIYEDFQCPACQKFEEATGKTIKQLAADGEVKVIYRPFSLFRASPEPTRGNSLRALNASLCAPADKWLAYHDKLFEEQGPESRTGFKNDDLIDWAADVGITGEAFEKCVKNTERQSLVDQANDIADKAGVQSTPWVALNGNKLGDVAVFTPEGMREAVRNAPASPAPSSG; encoded by the coding sequence ATGAGCAAGGCCGAGCGCTATCGCAACGCCCGCGAGCGGCTGGCCGAGCAGCGCCGCCGTGAGGAACAGCGCCGCAAGCGGCTGCGCGCCCTGCTGGTCAGCGGCGGCGCGATCGCGCTGATCGCCGTCGTGGTGGTCGCGGTGGTGCTGGTGCGGGCCGGCGGCGACGACGGCGAGGCGGTGGCGACCGCGCCGGTGTCGCGGCAGTCCGACGGGTCGATCGTGATGGCCCAGCCGGGGGTCACCGGCCCGGTGCTGGAGATTTACGAGGACTTCCAGTGCCCGGCGTGCCAGAAGTTCGAAGAGGCCACCGGCAAGACCATCAAGCAGCTGGCCGCCGACGGCGAGGTCAAGGTCATCTACCGGCCGTTCTCACTGTTCCGGGCCTCCCCCGAGCCGACCCGGGGCAACTCGCTGCGGGCGTTGAACGCCTCGCTGTGCGCCCCGGCCGACAAGTGGCTGGCCTACCACGACAAGCTGTTCGAAGAGCAGGGCCCCGAGAGCCGGACCGGCTTCAAGAACGACGACCTGATCGACTGGGCCGCGGACGTCGGCATCACCGGCGAGGCGTTCGAAAAGTGCGTCAAGAACACCGAGCGGCAGTCGCTGGTTGACCAGGCCAACGACATCGCCGACAAGGCCGGTGTGCAGAGCACCCCCTGGGTCGCCCTCAACGGCAACAAGCTCGGCGACGTGGCCGTCTTCACCCCCGAGGGCATGCGCGAGGCCGTCCGGAACGCGCCGGCCTCCCCGGCGCCCTCCTCCGGCTGA
- the lgt gene encoding prolipoprotein diacylglyceryl transferase, which translates to MQPLATIPSPAEGVWHLGPIPIRAYALMIIAGIVVAVWLGERRWAAKGGTPGVVIDVAVWAVPFGLLGGRLYHVITDWQRYFGDGGDPGRAVRVWEGGLGIWGAIALGALGAWIGCRRRGVSVLALGDAIAPGLALAQAIGRWGNWWNQELYGRPLNTWWALEIDPEHRPRIPGTSAIDPRYADVATYHPTFLYESLWCAGLALVVIWAGRRFTLTHGRTFALYVAGYTVGRFWIEWLRIDEAHVIAGLRLNDWTCLVVFAGAVAYLWLARNRTSPEAVTVKDPAAPHAETGRDRPAAPGESAAGSASEPAERSEPETTPGPGGESAAAGPASPSPAGERPEPASEPTGSAPASGERAEPASEAGDGATAAGAGSVPEAEDEPAVTGSGPGLASGTEKEPSAAGTQAATETGERPEPASAPPGEPDEAEDTAGERAASEPAGQNESSTGDGPAPGTAAAGGPPEETSDARAADGGGTPGEGKGAQRAGRTAEPAEDAR; encoded by the coding sequence ATGCAGCCGCTTGCGACGATTCCAAGCCCCGCCGAGGGGGTCTGGCACCTCGGGCCCATCCCCATCCGCGCCTACGCCCTGATGATCATCGCGGGCATCGTGGTCGCGGTCTGGCTGGGCGAACGGCGCTGGGCCGCCAAGGGCGGCACCCCCGGCGTGGTCATCGACGTGGCCGTGTGGGCGGTGCCGTTCGGCCTGCTCGGCGGACGGCTCTACCACGTGATCACCGACTGGCAGCGTTACTTCGGCGACGGCGGCGACCCGGGCCGCGCCGTGCGGGTCTGGGAAGGCGGGCTGGGCATCTGGGGCGCCATCGCCCTGGGCGCCCTGGGCGCCTGGATCGGCTGCCGCCGCCGCGGCGTGTCGGTGCTGGCCCTCGGCGACGCCATCGCCCCCGGCCTGGCGCTGGCCCAGGCCATCGGACGCTGGGGCAACTGGTGGAACCAGGAACTGTACGGCCGGCCCCTGAACACCTGGTGGGCCTTGGAGATCGACCCCGAGCACCGTCCCAGGATCCCCGGCACCAGCGCCATCGACCCCCGCTACGCCGACGTGGCCACCTACCACCCGACGTTCCTGTACGAGTCGCTGTGGTGCGCGGGATTGGCGCTGGTGGTGATCTGGGCGGGCCGCCGCTTCACCCTCACCCACGGCCGCACCTTCGCCCTCTATGTCGCCGGCTACACCGTGGGCCGCTTCTGGATCGAGTGGCTGCGCATCGACGAGGCCCACGTGATCGCGGGCCTGCGTCTCAACGACTGGACGTGCCTGGTCGTCTTCGCCGGCGCGGTCGCCTACCTGTGGCTGGCCCGCAACCGGACCTCGCCTGAGGCCGTCACCGTCAAGGACCCCGCCGCCCCGCACGCGGAGACCGGGCGGGACCGGCCCGCCGCGCCTGGGGAGAGCGCGGCCGGATCGGCTTCAGAACCCGCCGAGCGCTCCGAACCCGAGACGACACCGGGGCCGGGCGGCGAGTCCGCCGCGGCCGGGCCGGCTTCGCCGTCCCCGGCGGGAGAGCGGCCCGAACCCGCGTCCGAGCCGACCGGATCCGCTCCGGCCTCCGGCGAGCGGGCCGAGCCTGCCTCGGAGGCGGGAGACGGAGCGACTGCGGCCGGGGCCGGCTCAGTGCCCGAGGCGGAGGACGAACCGGCCGTGACCGGCTCCGGGCCGGGGCTTGCGTCCGGAACGGAGAAGGAACCGTCCGCGGCCGGGACGCAGGCCGCCACCGAGACCGGGGAGCGGCCTGAGCCCGCCTCCGCGCCGCCGGGCGAGCCGGACGAGGCGGAAGACACCGCCGGCGAGCGAGCCGCCTCCGAGCCGGCCGGGCAGAATGAGTCGTCGACCGGGGACGGACCCGCTCCCGGAACCGCTGCGGCCGGTGGCCCGCCGGAGGAGACTTCCGACGCCCGGGCCGCGGACGGGGGTGGGACGCCCGGCGAGGGGAAGGGAGCGCAACGGGCCGGCCGTACGGCCGAGCCCGCCGAGGACGCCCGCTGA
- the trpA gene encoding tryptophan synthase subunit alpha — translation MSATVAFEKAKAEGRAALVGYLPAGFPSHQGAIAAATAMVEAGCDIIEVGLPYSDPLMDGPTIQDAVHRALTGGTRVADVLRTVEAIAATGAPTLVMTYWNPIDRYGVDAFARDLKSAGGAGLITPDLTPEEAEPWLAASDAHDLDRVFLVALTSTEERLTKITNVCRGFVYAASLMGVTGTRSAVNTGAPGLVERTRKVLDRRPPEAPALPIGLGLGVSNGEQAAEVASFADGVIVGSAFVRRLLDAPDEASAVRAVGEFAAELAEGVRRGA, via the coding sequence GTGAGTGCGACCGTCGCGTTCGAGAAGGCCAAGGCCGAGGGCCGCGCCGCCCTCGTCGGCTACCTGCCCGCCGGGTTCCCCTCCCACCAGGGCGCCATCGCCGCCGCCACCGCCATGGTCGAGGCCGGCTGCGACATCATCGAGGTCGGCCTGCCCTACAGCGACCCGCTCATGGACGGCCCCACCATCCAGGACGCCGTCCACCGGGCGCTGACCGGCGGCACCCGCGTCGCCGACGTGCTGCGCACCGTCGAGGCGATCGCCGCCACCGGCGCGCCCACGCTGGTCATGACCTACTGGAACCCCATCGACCGCTACGGTGTGGACGCCTTCGCCCGCGACCTGAAGTCGGCCGGCGGGGCGGGGCTGATCACCCCCGACCTCACCCCGGAGGAGGCCGAGCCCTGGCTGGCCGCCTCCGACGCCCACGACCTGGATCGCGTCTTCCTGGTCGCGCTCACCTCCACCGAGGAGCGCCTGACCAAGATCACCAACGTGTGCCGGGGCTTCGTCTACGCCGCGTCCCTGATGGGCGTCACCGGCACCCGCAGCGCCGTGAACACCGGCGCCCCGGGCCTGGTGGAGCGGACCCGCAAGGTGCTCGACCGGCGCCCGCCCGAGGCGCCCGCGCTGCCGATCGGGCTGGGCCTCGGGGTGAGCAACGGGGAGCAGGCCGCCGAGGTCGCCTCCTTCGCCGACGGGGTGATCGTCGGGTCGGCGTTCGTGCGGCGGCTGCTGGACGCCCCCGATGAGGCCTCCGCCGTCCGCGCCGTCGGCGAGTTCGCCGCCGAACTGGCCGAAGGCGTGCGCCGGGGCGCCTGA